One genomic window of Gossypium hirsutum isolate 1008001.06 chromosome D11, Gossypium_hirsutum_v2.1, whole genome shotgun sequence includes the following:
- the LOC107911821 gene encoding tRNA (guanosine(18)-2'-O)-methyltransferase isoform X1: protein MIACNTLIRAHLSNLHCKLDLNPKPFFFPLSLRLLTSVPLCNRISSCRIRTRSFSAIPEVAPLEDESPEDLAQDTVEHLLTHQDDVARLMKMERRSGMDIHSKRWFPYLDRFKCGSESLSSREVIEAVAPVLMEERKERLKRVVRNRSYSVCLVVEGLCDFGNVSATFRSADALGLQSVHVVSCDSSKRYRENRHVSMGAEKWLDIELWNSPKECFKVLKSRGYRIATTHVGMDAVSIYDMDWSRPTAIVVGNENRGISDEALELSDLHCSIPMKGMVDSFNVSVAAGIVMHHAVCDRTVRLGCHGDLNEDESQILLAEFLLRHNNSSISIANEYAKRKAHMPLIPRL, encoded by the exons ATGATTGCTTGCAATACCCTAATCCGTGCGCACCTATCTAATCTTCATTGTAAACTtgacttaaaccctaaaccattcTTTTTTCCCCTTTCACTTCGCCTCCTTACTTCAG TTCCTTTATGCAATCGAATTAGTTCCTGTAGAATCCGAACGAGGTCTTTCTCGGCTATACCGGAAGTAGCCCCTTTAGAAGATGAATCCCCGGAAGACTTGGCACAGGACACCGTGGAACACCTGCTGACTCACCAAGATGATGTTGCGAGGTTGATGAAAATGGAGAGGAGATCGGGAATGGATATCCATAGCAAGCGGTGGTTTCCTTACTTGGATAGGTTTAAATGTGGGAGTGAGTCACTGAGCAGCAGGGAGGTTATAGAGGCAGTCGCACCTGTCTTGATGGAGGAGAggaaagaaaggttgaagagggtGGTGAGAAATAGGAGCTATTCAGTTTGCTTGGTGGTTGAAGGGCTGTGTGATTTCGGCAATGTTTCAGCCACGTTCAGGTCTGCTGATGCTCTTGGCTTGCAGTCAGTTCATGTGGTATCGTGTGACAGCTCAAAAAG ATACAGAGAAAACCGCCATGTCAGCATGGGTGCAGAGAAGTGGTTGGATATTGAACTTTGGAACTCTCCCAAGGAGTGTTTCAAAGTCTTAAAATCACGTGGTTATCGGATTGCTACAACACACGTAGGAATGGATGCG GTATCCATATACGACATGGATTGGTCAAGGCCAACTGCAATTGTAGTTGGGAATGAAAATAG GGGAATAAGTGATGAGGCGCTGGAACTGTCAGATTTGCATTGTAGTATTCCGATGAAAGGCATGGTTGACTCTTTTAATGTTTCAGTGGCTGCAGGCATAGTCATGCACCATGCTGTTTGTGACAGAACAGTGCGCCTG GGTTGTCATGGTGATCTGAACGAGGATGAAAGCCAAATCTTATTGGCAGAGTTCTTGTTGCGTCATAATAATAGCTCAATCAGCATAGCTAACGAGTACGCTAAGCGGAAGGCTCATATGCCTCTCATACCAAGACTGTGA
- the LOC107911821 gene encoding tRNA (guanosine(18)-2'-O)-methyltransferase isoform X2, with protein MKMERRSGMDIHSKRWFPYLDRFKCGSESLSSREVIEAVAPVLMEERKERLKRVVRNRSYSVCLVVEGLCDFGNVSATFRSADALGLQSVHVVSCDSSKRYRENRHVSMGAEKWLDIELWNSPKECFKVLKSRGYRIATTHVGMDAVSIYDMDWSRPTAIVVGNENRGISDEALELSDLHCSIPMKGMVDSFNVSVAAGIVMHHAVCDRTVRLGCHGDLNEDESQILLAEFLLRHNNSSISIANEYAKRKAHMPLIPRL; from the exons ATGAAAATGGAGAGGAGATCGGGAATGGATATCCATAGCAAGCGGTGGTTTCCTTACTTGGATAGGTTTAAATGTGGGAGTGAGTCACTGAGCAGCAGGGAGGTTATAGAGGCAGTCGCACCTGTCTTGATGGAGGAGAggaaagaaaggttgaagagggtGGTGAGAAATAGGAGCTATTCAGTTTGCTTGGTGGTTGAAGGGCTGTGTGATTTCGGCAATGTTTCAGCCACGTTCAGGTCTGCTGATGCTCTTGGCTTGCAGTCAGTTCATGTGGTATCGTGTGACAGCTCAAAAAG ATACAGAGAAAACCGCCATGTCAGCATGGGTGCAGAGAAGTGGTTGGATATTGAACTTTGGAACTCTCCCAAGGAGTGTTTCAAAGTCTTAAAATCACGTGGTTATCGGATTGCTACAACACACGTAGGAATGGATGCG GTATCCATATACGACATGGATTGGTCAAGGCCAACTGCAATTGTAGTTGGGAATGAAAATAG GGGAATAAGTGATGAGGCGCTGGAACTGTCAGATTTGCATTGTAGTATTCCGATGAAAGGCATGGTTGACTCTTTTAATGTTTCAGTGGCTGCAGGCATAGTCATGCACCATGCTGTTTGTGACAGAACAGTGCGCCTG GGTTGTCATGGTGATCTGAACGAGGATGAAAGCCAAATCTTATTGGCAGAGTTCTTGTTGCGTCATAATAATAGCTCAATCAGCATAGCTAACGAGTACGCTAAGCGGAAGGCTCATATGCCTCTCATACCAAGACTGTGA